One Candidatus Omnitrophota bacterium DNA segment encodes these proteins:
- the yajC gene encoding preprotein translocase subunit YajC, whose protein sequence is MPEQAAAAPNPLMMLPMFGMMFLIFYVIVFLPQRKARKEHEAMIKHLKKNDYVVTTGGVFGTVVNTKPDAVTLRIDDNVRIDVEPSAIIRLVKPKAQATEPALAEKR, encoded by the coding sequence ATGCCTGAGCAAGCCGCCGCCGCACCCAACCCGCTGATGATGTTGCCGATGTTCGGCATGATGTTCCTGATCTTCTACGTCATCGTGTTCCTGCCGCAGCGCAAGGCGCGGAAGGAGCATGAGGCCATGATCAAGCATTTGAAGAAGAACGATTACGTGGTGACGACGGGCGGCGTCTTCGGCACCGTCGTCAATACCAAACCGGATGCGGTGACGCTGCGGATCGATGACAACGTGCGGATCGATGTGGAGCCTTCGGCCATCATCCGGCTCGTGAAACCCAAGGCTCAGGCGACTGAGCCGGCGCTCGCGGAGAAGCGCTGA